In a single window of the Paenibacillus sp. MMS20-IR301 genome:
- a CDS encoding glycosyltransferase has protein sequence MAKSRREPLRKTSGNRLTAMMQVRNESGRYLEQVLEELSGFVDDIVIVDDGSTDETVRLCQSFAKVKKLVSLESSVFGREWELRKTLWDLAVSTGPDWLLSVDADEFYEDRAKQEMRRLIDQDAYDWVAFRIYDFWGGTTHYREDEHWDLHTKHTRTLIRYLPDFYFFTPQMDHHVPRLPLSYAVLPGFLAELRVKHYGWALEPEALRRKYDRYMELDPEGRWGSLEQYRSILDAQPRLVEWRE, from the coding sequence GTGGCGAAGAGCAGACGTGAACCGCTGCGCAAAACCTCCGGCAACCGCCTGACGGCGATGATGCAGGTGCGCAACGAAAGCGGCCGGTATCTGGAGCAGGTGCTGGAGGAGCTGAGCGGATTTGTCGACGATATTGTAATTGTGGATGACGGCAGTACGGATGAGACGGTACGGCTGTGCCAGTCTTTTGCCAAGGTGAAGAAGCTGGTATCGCTGGAGAGCTCGGTCTTCGGACGCGAATGGGAGCTGCGCAAGACACTCTGGGATTTGGCGGTATCTACCGGCCCGGATTGGCTGCTCTCCGTGGATGCCGATGAATTCTATGAAGACCGGGCCAAGCAGGAAATGCGGCGGCTGATCGATCAGGATGCCTATGACTGGGTGGCCTTCCGGATCTACGATTTCTGGGGCGGTACGACCCATTACCGGGAGGATGAGCACTGGGATCTCCATACGAAGCATACACGCACGCTGATCCGTTATCTGCCTGATTTCTATTTCTTCACTCCGCAGATGGATCATCATGTTCCCCGGCTGCCGCTGTCGTACGCGGTCCTGCCGGGGTTCCTTGCCGAGCTGCGGGTGAAGCATTACGGCTGGGCCCTGGAGCCCGAGGCGCTGCGCCGTAAATACGACCGCTACATGGAGCTTGACCCCGAGGGCAGATGGGGCAGCCTGGAGCAATACCGTTCCATCCTGGATGCGCAGCCCCGCCTGGTGGAGTGGAGGGAGTAG
- a CDS encoding glycosyltransferase has product MDTPGLSLCMIVKDEAQHLENCLLSVQGIVSEIIIADTGSTDGSIEIARRFGARVIEVPWEHDFSKARNVTLCAASSPWILVLDADEVLADWKTEEVNLLLEAAEAWGYFLPFIHYVGGTGGEDYVTDHVCRLFRNDERIHFRGSIHEEAASSIWALPEGHIAYAGLPVHHYGYLDGELQRKDKASRNLKLIRAALKHDPDNIQLKYALGTEYYQQEQYGAAAGVLLPLLNQVPAGSGYTADLYLKTAYALQSAGKPEEAIAVYEAGRILYADFTDLLESYAGLLEEQGNYPQAYELLQAALLSGDAARRYPSSSGSGTSRTRCSAGQLCEKLFLYEEAAGHYEQAIRCRPGSPAAWEQLAALCLLGGQEERLTVFTRQLLPSLSPDLLSRLVPAALNARAAGWLAALCAAPHLPEAVRQVLQVLLGTLFRQPEQPCTAAVQLERLLPGAPEQPWLSGYLWALSCRSGDTAAAGLWLERLAPHRHGLSAVHRCLAEPAGGAPVSPAAQQPETALPDGYPAGSRKQAGSGPACQPPQGSRLSPDALTPASGCLNARTNGQTGADAACPLLQNMTGAEQSAEQPLSFPDLSYAAQLLAQAGAWDNLLLLHSLTGTTHFRWSRLPQPLLHGLLHAPAPFRIQWCAMYDRQAHDYISPGDAAEWLLYAALSTSCGLMPQLTPADEHTLRQSGGTAAAIGISYHNLLLAAEAFPQRQLTAPVAGNIPWLLLVRSALQEARQHRSI; this is encoded by the coding sequence ATGGACACACCCGGTCTCTCACTCTGTATGATTGTTAAGGACGAGGCGCAGCATCTGGAGAATTGTCTTTTATCTGTGCAGGGGATCGTCTCGGAGATCATTATCGCGGATACCGGTTCGACGGACGGCAGTATAGAGATTGCCCGCAGGTTCGGTGCGAGAGTCATTGAGGTGCCTTGGGAGCATGACTTCTCCAAAGCAAGGAACGTGACGCTGTGCGCGGCCTCCTCTCCTTGGATTCTGGTGCTGGACGCCGATGAAGTTCTTGCAGACTGGAAGACTGAGGAGGTAAATCTGCTGCTGGAAGCGGCGGAAGCCTGGGGTTATTTTCTGCCATTTATCCATTATGTAGGGGGTACCGGCGGAGAGGATTATGTTACAGATCATGTGTGCCGGCTGTTCCGCAATGATGAGCGCATCCACTTCCGCGGCAGCATTCATGAAGAGGCAGCCTCCAGTATCTGGGCCCTTCCTGAGGGTCATATCGCCTATGCCGGCCTGCCGGTTCATCACTACGGTTATCTGGACGGCGAGCTGCAGCGCAAGGATAAGGCCAGCCGCAACCTGAAGCTGATCCGCGCCGCACTGAAGCATGATCCGGATAACATTCAACTGAAATACGCCCTCGGCACAGAGTATTACCAGCAGGAGCAATACGGCGCAGCCGCCGGTGTGCTGCTGCCGTTGCTGAATCAGGTTCCGGCCGGCTCAGGGTACACAGCCGATTTATATCTGAAGACGGCTTACGCCCTTCAGTCTGCCGGAAAGCCGGAAGAAGCCATTGCTGTGTATGAGGCGGGCCGGATTCTTTATGCAGACTTCACGGATCTGCTGGAGAGCTACGCCGGTCTGCTGGAGGAACAAGGGAATTACCCGCAGGCTTACGAGCTGCTTCAGGCCGCGCTGCTGAGCGGTGACGCCGCCCGGAGATATCCCTCTTCCTCCGGCAGCGGCACCAGCCGCACCCGCTGCTCCGCCGGACAGCTCTGCGAAAAGCTGTTCCTGTACGAAGAAGCGGCCGGTCATTATGAGCAGGCTATCCGCTGCAGGCCAGGCTCCCCCGCGGCCTGGGAACAGCTTGCAGCGCTGTGCCTGCTGGGGGGACAAGAGGAGCGGCTGACGGTCTTCACCCGTCAGCTGCTCCCCTCCTTGTCCCCTGACCTGCTAAGCAGGCTGGTGCCTGCCGCGCTCAATGCCCGCGCCGCCGGGTGGCTGGCGGCGCTCTGCGCAGCACCGCATCTGCCGGAAGCCGTCCGGCAGGTGCTCCAGGTGCTGCTGGGTACGCTGTTCCGGCAGCCGGAACAGCCCTGCACCGCAGCCGTTCAGCTGGAACGGCTGCTCCCGGGAGCGCCGGAGCAGCCCTGGCTGTCCGGCTATCTCTGGGCCTTGTCCTGCCGCAGCGGCGATACCGCTGCAGCAGGACTGTGGCTGGAGAGGCTGGCGCCGCACAGGCACGGCCTCTCTGCTGTGCACCGCTGCCTGGCGGAGCCGGCAGGCGGGGCACCGGTGTCTCCGGCGGCGCAGCAGCCGGAGACGGCTCTCCCTGACGGCTACCCTGCAGGGAGCCGTAAACAAGCTGGCAGCGGGCCCGCATGCCAGCCTCCGCAGGGCAGCAGACTCAGCCCGGATGCGCTAACGCCCGCGTCCGGCTGTCTCAACGCCCGGACAAACGGGCAGACGGGTGCAGATGCAGCCTGTCCATTATTGCAGAATATGACCGGAGCGGAGCAAAGCGCCGAGCAGCCGTTAAGCTTCCCGGACCTTTCTTATGCTGCCCAGCTGCTGGCCCAGGCAGGTGCTTGGGATAATCTGCTCCTGCTGCACAGCTTAACCGGAACAACTCACTTCAGGTGGAGCCGCTTGCCCCAGCCCCTGCTGCATGGGCTGCTGCATGCACCTGCTCCTTTTAGAATACAGTGGTGTGCTATGTATGATAGGCAGGCTCATGATTACATCTCGCCCGGCGATGCTGCCGAGTGGCTGCTATACGCAGCCCTGTCTACTTCCTGCGGGCTGATGCCTCAGCTGACTCCGGCAGACGAACATACACTTCGGCAATCCGGCGGAACTGCAGCAGCAATCGGTATCAGCTATCATAACCTTCTGCTTGCAGCAGAGGCATTTCCGCAGAGACAGCTAACCGCACCCGTTGCCGGTAACATCCCCTGGCTGCTGCTCGTCAGATCCGCACTCCAAGAAGCCCGACAACACCGGTCGATATAG
- a CDS encoding glycosyltransferase, which yields MTKSRKPLISLCMIVKNEADTLARCLTSVRGVADELIVVDTGSTDSTVSIARSFGARIITHRWSGDFAAARNAGLAKARGSWILVLDADEELEPGSKDELRACAQHMEYEAFWVRIHNHKGTERSSQTLTVNPILRMFRSRPEYRFSGIIHEQIASVIVEKRPAAAMHLSTVIVHHYGYADGVVEKKDKITRNIRLLQEQLERSPGDAFHHFNMAVEYMRLGEYNPALEHLRTSLAGAEPDTSYLHLLYKYEIRCLAALGDSRSALEACEQGIALFPDYPDLHHIKGALLLQVSARSEAKAALHRALDIGVSPPAYHTENGIGTYLTQSLLGQVCQQTGDETEAIACFTRAAQLHPAPWPLIARLLRQFKCAGRETEICGWLADHLPRVLAEERQSLVQLLVRDGCYAAAAEVLGAGTVERTAARDAEQTEQRDAERTEQRDAERMAARAVEWDAQGTAGEGDDGEASLLRLLRMAEETPAAQITTGDIAALLLHPAVSRTVGTAITPAQPWLALADRVLAELQAASPYAPAAAAVRMMLPLPLIDE from the coding sequence ATGACAAAATCGCGCAAACCGCTAATCTCCTTATGTATGATCGTAAAGAATGAAGCCGATACACTGGCCCGCTGTCTAACAAGCGTTCGGGGTGTCGCTGATGAGCTCATAGTTGTTGATACAGGCTCTACCGACTCCACAGTTTCTATTGCCCGCAGCTTCGGTGCCCGGATTATCACGCACCGCTGGAGCGGGGATTTCGCCGCGGCACGCAATGCCGGCCTGGCCAAGGCCAGAGGAAGCTGGATTCTGGTACTGGATGCGGATGAAGAGCTGGAGCCGGGGAGTAAAGATGAGCTGCGGGCATGCGCGCAGCATATGGAGTATGAGGCTTTTTGGGTCCGGATTCATAACCATAAGGGAACTGAACGCTCTTCGCAGACCCTTACAGTCAATCCGATCCTCCGCATGTTCCGAAGCCGGCCAGAGTACCGGTTCAGCGGGATTATTCATGAGCAGATTGCTAGTGTCATTGTAGAGAAAAGACCGGCAGCCGCAATGCACCTGAGCACTGTCATCGTTCATCACTACGGCTATGCGGACGGGGTTGTGGAAAAAAAAGATAAAATCACCCGCAATATCCGGCTGCTTCAGGAGCAGCTGGAGCGGAGTCCCGGGGATGCTTTTCATCATTTCAATATGGCGGTTGAATATATGCGGCTTGGCGAGTACAACCCTGCGCTGGAACATCTCCGGACCTCACTTGCCGGGGCAGAGCCGGATACAAGCTACCTGCATCTGCTCTATAAATACGAAATCCGCTGCCTGGCTGCATTAGGCGATTCAAGGTCAGCTCTGGAGGCCTGCGAGCAGGGGATTGCGCTTTTTCCGGATTATCCCGATCTGCATCATATTAAGGGGGCCTTGCTGCTGCAGGTTTCCGCCCGGTCTGAGGCAAAGGCCGCACTGCACCGGGCGCTGGACATCGGGGTCTCCCCTCCTGCCTACCATACCGAGAACGGCATCGGCACATACCTCACTCAAAGCCTGCTCGGGCAAGTCTGCCAGCAGACTGGCGATGAGACTGAAGCCATTGCCTGCTTCACGCGCGCGGCTCAGCTTCATCCTGCCCCCTGGCCGCTGATTGCCCGGCTGCTCCGGCAGTTCAAATGCGCCGGCAGGGAAACGGAAATCTGCGGATGGCTGGCAGATCATCTGCCCCGTGTTCTGGCTGAGGAGCGGCAGAGCCTTGTGCAGCTGCTGGTCAGGGACGGCTGTTATGCAGCGGCGGCTGAAGTGTTGGGGGCCGGGACGGTGGAGCGGACGGCAGCGCGGGATGCAGAGCAGACGGAGCAGCGGGATGCAGAGCGGACGGAGCAGCGGGATGCAGAGCGGATGGCAGCGCGGGCGGTGGAGTGGGATGCGCAGGGCACAGCAGGTGAGGGGGATGATGGTGAAGCTTCGCTACTCAGACTGCTGCGGATGGCGGAGGAAACTCCTGCTGCTCAGATAACAACCGGGGATATTGCCGCACTGCTGCTGCATCCTGCCGTTTCCCGGACCGTCGGGACAGCCATTACCCCGGCACAGCCTTGGCTTGCTTTGGCTGACCGGGTGCTTGCTGAGCTTCAGGCTGCTTCGCCCTATGCTCCGGCTGCCGCAGCAGTACGCATGATGCTTCCGCTTCCCTTGATAGACGAATAG
- a CDS encoding glycosyltransferase family 2 protein, with translation MDKSAGLTLGVQLIVKNEAGLLPRCLASIDGADEVIVVDTGSTDHTLDIARTYGAAVYEIPWTHDFSAARNAGLSHAAADWILVLDADEVLHTPIGTIRSLLQNSGALAYTVRIENLLGYSPEDRLHHSSVRLFRNGQGFHFSGRIHESVDSSILHTHGSAAIHSSSIELIHTGYLPEIISSKNKLTRNEHLLCLALAEEPEDAFHSYNLAVNCCQNGRLQEAEELLRHSLNYAPLQISYRPSIIRDLCKIYLAAGKVKAIDSLLARELARYSDYPDLHFIQGQSWEMQGLWEHAYQAYQHAVDSAALTVPHRAYVSEHGMDSFRPLQRMGWIAQQLGQLEEAARLFHRSLQHHSVYPPALLGIASAFQQLEVPDENIAVLLQQLAGTEQGRARAAILCTLNEIGAHRVIAGLPSELYPLEAETLIIRLSSWIMTGQYPLFRQTAAGLRSNGLQLSTGALDAETARQLWLLEALCRWEHGEALPQEDELSVPAELRSGLLFIDQHLASKETASQAALTASGHAPLLTEIIRLAVKLEFVPLSKVIAAVFPACREDLAAVLYEEGWRAEAGELFIALVSSNQAPEAGTTLQYLGELLLDKGHYAEAAGWYRLLSGQESGSGAANAGLSLCYLQLARQALEEAIGSFKGAKVHGPLQEDLTATAHAITVLNRVPWHTSWNYRQRRRGAEPDL, from the coding sequence GTGGACAAATCTGCCGGGCTTACACTCGGTGTGCAACTGATCGTCAAGAATGAAGCCGGACTCCTGCCCCGCTGCCTGGCTAGTATTGACGGTGCCGATGAGGTGATCGTGGTTGATACCGGCTCTACAGACCATACCCTAGACATAGCCCGGACTTACGGAGCAGCGGTGTATGAGATCCCGTGGACCCATGATTTCTCAGCGGCGCGCAATGCCGGATTATCCCATGCTGCGGCGGACTGGATTCTGGTCCTGGATGCGGATGAAGTCCTGCATACCCCGATCGGAACCATCCGGAGCCTGCTGCAAAACAGCGGAGCCTTAGCCTACACAGTGCGTATAGAGAATTTGCTGGGGTACAGCCCGGAGGACCGCCTGCATCACAGCAGCGTGCGTTTATTCCGTAACGGACAGGGCTTCCACTTCAGCGGCAGAATTCATGAGAGTGTGGATTCCTCTATTCTGCATACACATGGATCCGCAGCGATTCATAGCAGTTCGATCGAGCTTATCCATACCGGCTATCTGCCTGAAATTATAAGCTCCAAAAACAAACTCACCCGCAACGAACATCTGCTGTGCCTCGCGCTGGCTGAAGAACCTGAGGATGCTTTTCACAGCTACAATCTTGCGGTAAACTGCTGCCAGAACGGGCGGCTTCAAGAAGCGGAGGAACTGCTGCGGCATAGCCTCAATTACGCTCCGCTTCAAATTTCCTATCGTCCGTCTATCATCCGTGATCTGTGTAAAATCTATCTTGCAGCCGGAAAAGTAAAAGCAATTGACAGCCTTCTGGCCCGTGAACTGGCACGCTACAGCGACTACCCCGACTTGCACTTTATTCAAGGCCAGTCCTGGGAGATGCAGGGGCTTTGGGAACATGCTTACCAGGCTTACCAGCATGCTGTGGACAGCGCAGCTCTTACGGTTCCGCACAGGGCTTATGTCAGCGAACACGGTATGGACAGCTTCCGTCCGCTGCAACGGATGGGATGGATCGCACAGCAGCTTGGCCAGCTGGAGGAGGCCGCCCGGCTGTTTCACCGCTCACTGCAGCATCATTCCGTCTATCCCCCCGCGCTGCTCGGGATTGCTTCCGCCTTTCAGCAGCTTGAGGTCCCGGATGAGAATATCGCCGTCTTGCTGCAGCAGCTCGCCGGTACAGAGCAAGGCAGAGCAAGAGCTGCAATCCTCTGTACTTTAAATGAAATCGGCGCCCACAGGGTGATTGCCGGCTTACCGTCTGAGCTATACCCGCTGGAGGCGGAGACACTTATAATCAGACTGTCCTCCTGGATCATGACCGGCCAATACCCTCTTTTCAGGCAGACTGCAGCCGGATTGCGCTCAAACGGACTGCAGCTGAGCACCGGAGCATTGGATGCGGAAACTGCAAGGCAGCTATGGCTGCTAGAGGCATTATGCAGGTGGGAGCATGGCGAAGCACTGCCGCAGGAGGATGAGTTATCCGTGCCGGCGGAGCTGCGTTCCGGATTGCTTTTTATCGATCAGCATCTGGCGTCAAAAGAAACCGCTTCGCAGGCAGCTCTCACCGCTTCCGGTCATGCTCCGCTTCTTACTGAAATCATCCGGCTTGCAGTTAAGCTGGAATTCGTACCGTTAAGCAAAGTTATAGCTGCGGTATTCCCCGCTTGCAGGGAGGATCTGGCGGCCGTCCTGTATGAAGAAGGCTGGCGGGCCGAGGCGGGTGAATTATTCATCGCTCTTGTCAGCAGCAATCAGGCGCCGGAGGCTGGAACAACACTGCAATATCTCGGGGAATTGCTGCTTGATAAAGGCCATTATGCTGAAGCGGCCGGCTGGTACCGGCTATTGTCCGGGCAGGAGTCCGGGAGCGGGGCAGCAAACGCCGGATTGTCGCTGTGCTATCTGCAGCTGGCCCGGCAGGCTCTGGAGGAGGCTATAGGCAGCTTCAAGGGGGCTAAGGTCCATGGGCCTCTTCAGGAGGATCTGACCGCAACCGCCCATGCCATAACTGTGCTTAACCGTGTTCCCTGGCACACAAGCTGGAACTACAGGCAGCGCCGGAGAGGAGCCGAACCAGACTTATGA
- a CDS encoding DUF6385 domain-containing protein, producing the protein MPNFSSFQANPDNLRTLIFGRDPSTLIDSPLTTDASGNLTPVILGGTITSVLGATITAGTLSSAGTVTNLLNGTITSVLGATITAGTLSSAGTVTNILAGTITSVLGATITAGTLSSAGTVTNLLDGTITSVLGATITAGTLSSAGTVTNLLNGTITSVLGATITAGTLSSAGTVTNLLDGTITSVLGATITAGTLTNLLDGTITSVLGATITAGTLSSAGTVTNILAGTITSVLGATITAGTLSSAGTVTNLLDGTITSVLGATITAGTLSSAGTVTNLLDGTITSVLGATITAGTLSSAGTVTNILAGTITSVLGATITAGTLSSVTSISQRSFIELATNGIATGDTFTPLPANTTSVLGTYSYFVVNTGANPVNTRVEISADGTNYFIDTTGDNPLAAGAVDVIVPARFLKYTRLSYQSATPGAASTINVIFDAQGT; encoded by the coding sequence TTGCCGAATTTCAGTTCATTTCAGGCCAACCCGGATAATCTGCGCACACTTATTTTCGGCCGGGACCCCTCAACCCTGATCGACAGCCCGCTTACAACGGATGCCAGCGGAAACCTGACCCCCGTTATTCTGGGCGGTACGATCACTAGCGTGCTCGGCGCTACGATCACTGCCGGTACATTATCATCGGCTGGTACGGTTACTAACCTGCTGAATGGTACCATCACTAGCGTACTTGGGGCTACGATCACTGCCGGTACATTGTCGTCGGCTGGTACAGTTACTAACATCCTCGCCGGTACCATTACTAGCGTGCTCGGCGCTACGATCACTGCCGGTACATTATCGTCGGCTGGTACAGTTACTAACCTGTTAGATGGTACGATCACTAGCGTGCTCGGGGCTACGATTACTGCTGGTACATTATCATCGGCTGGTACGGTTACTAACCTGCTGAATGGTACCATCACTAGCGTGCTTGGGGCTACAATCACTGCCGGTACATTATCGTCGGCTGGTACAGTTACTAACCTGTTAGATGGTACGATCACTAGCGTGCTCGGCGCTACGATCACTGCTGGTACATTGACCAACCTGTTAGATGGTACGATTACTAGCGTGCTCGGCGCTACAATTACTGCCGGTACGTTGTCGTCGGCTGGTACAGTTACTAATATCCTCGCCGGTACAATCACTAGCGTACTTGGGGCTACGATTACTGCTGGTACATTATCATCGGCTGGTACAGTTACTAACCTGTTAGATGGTACGATCACTAGCGTGCTCGGCGCTACGATTACTGCTGGTACATTATCATCGGCTGGTACGGTTACTAACCTGCTCGATGGTACCATTACTAGCGTGCTTGGGGCTACGATTACTGCTGGTACATTATCGTCAGCTGGTACGGTTACTAACATCCTCGCCGGTACGATCACTAGCGTGCTTGGCGCTACGATTACTGCCGGTACGTTGAGCAGCGTAACCTCCATTTCGCAGCGCAGCTTTATCGAGCTTGCTACGAACGGAATTGCAACAGGAGATACCTTCACACCTCTGCCGGCCAATACTACGAGCGTGCTTGGCACCTATTCCTATTTTGTCGTGAACACCGGGGCCAATCCTGTGAACACCCGCGTAGAGATCAGCGCAGACGGAACAAACTATTTCATCGATACTACAGGCGATAATCCGCTGGCAGCCGGTGCCGTGGATGTTATCGTTCCTGCACGCTTCCTGAAATACACCCGTCTCTCCTATCAGTCTGCTACTCCGGGGGCAGCATCAACGATTAATGTCATTTTTGATGCCCAAGGAACGTAA
- a CDS encoding alpha/beta fold hydrolase, with protein MDSCLLIHGFTGGEYEVLPLAQFLGAHDYITRTFTLKGHGGTRRDLLHSDRHDWQQSAEEELNMLLSGAEGVHLVGFSTGALIASGLSVRYKPYIKSLTLLSAPVFPLNPAQILRTLGSPEMVRNYLRKWRSTPLKATREFQHLVRESFAVYPELELPTFIVQGNRDHLVKSKSAGYLQQTIPSRRKQVHMVCHSADSAGMMDEVLQFMRSAGDYR; from the coding sequence ATGGACAGTTGTTTGTTGATACATGGCTTCACAGGGGGCGAATATGAAGTCTTACCGTTAGCGCAGTTTCTGGGAGCCCATGATTACATAACCCGGACATTTACGCTAAAAGGTCATGGGGGTACCCGCCGGGACCTGCTTCATTCGGACCGCCATGACTGGCAGCAGAGTGCGGAAGAGGAGCTGAACATGCTGCTGTCCGGGGCCGAGGGGGTACATCTGGTCGGATTTTCCACCGGTGCACTGATTGCTTCCGGGTTGTCTGTCCGGTATAAGCCCTATATCAAATCACTGACGCTGCTCTCCGCGCCTGTATTTCCGCTTAACCCGGCGCAGATCCTGCGGACCCTGGGCAGTCCGGAGATGGTCAGGAACTATTTACGGAAATGGCGCTCCACACCGCTGAAGGCAACCAGGGAGTTTCAGCATTTGGTCCGGGAGAGCTTCGCAGTGTATCCGGAGCTTGAGCTGCCTACATTCATTGTACAGGGCAATCGGGATCATCTGGTGAAATCCAAAAGCGCGGGGTATCTGCAGCAGACCATCCCCTCCCGCCGCAAGCAGGTGCATATGGTATGCCATAGCGCGGACAGCGCCGGCATGATGGATGAAGTGCTGCAGTTTATGCGCAGTGCGGGAGATTACAGATAG
- a CDS encoding M23 family metallopeptidase, whose translation MSAAALLCGSLPAASAHAARSYTAPELSSAAPAAGDTKEPLAVARKELYEQMSAATGIPWFRFAAIDQYERSVSKKKKGAAAAAASDPANLPSRLTGITIPAPVWSGPLNPDQEDKQPASISFFGGFGRDGSGDGLADPANDADVLYSMASHLLKYGTSASDFSIGIWEYYHNGRAAQRVAQFAKLYEHFGRLDLTGSAFPLPIGTNYAYRSTWGTGRSWGGARIHEGTDLFAPHGLTVRSTCFGVVETKGWNRYGGWRIGIRDIENRYHYYAHLMGYEKSLSRGDIVIPGQTIGWVGSSGYGNPGTQGKFPPHLHYGIYRDRGITEWAFDPYPLLKQWENQEYRRLKKNKK comes from the coding sequence ATGTCTGCAGCCGCCCTGCTCTGCGGCAGCCTGCCCGCCGCCTCAGCTCACGCTGCGCGTTCCTACACAGCGCCGGAGCTGAGCTCGGCTGCTCCGGCTGCCGGTGACACTAAAGAGCCACTTGCTGTTGCCCGCAAAGAACTCTATGAACAGATGAGTGCAGCGACCGGTATCCCCTGGTTCCGCTTCGCTGCCATTGATCAATATGAACGGTCCGTATCCAAAAAGAAAAAAGGTGCAGCTGCCGCCGCAGCATCTGACCCGGCGAACCTTCCGTCCAGGCTCACAGGCATCACCATTCCCGCACCGGTATGGTCGGGGCCGCTGAATCCTGACCAGGAGGACAAGCAGCCGGCATCTATCAGCTTCTTCGGCGGCTTCGGCCGGGACGGTTCCGGGGATGGCCTCGCCGATCCCGCTAATGATGCCGACGTTCTGTACAGCATGGCCAGTCATCTGCTAAAGTACGGCACTTCCGCCAGTGACTTCAGTATCGGCATCTGGGAGTACTATCATAACGGCCGGGCGGCCCAGCGTGTGGCCCAATTCGCCAAGCTGTACGAGCATTTCGGACGTCTTGACTTAACGGGCAGTGCCTTTCCGCTTCCAATAGGAACCAACTACGCTTACCGCAGCACCTGGGGCACAGGCCGGAGCTGGGGCGGAGCACGCATCCACGAAGGCACGGATTTGTTCGCACCGCATGGCTTGACCGTCCGCAGCACCTGCTTCGGCGTGGTAGAGACCAAGGGCTGGAACCGTTACGGCGGCTGGCGGATCGGAATCCGCGATATCGAGAACCGCTACCACTACTATGCGCATCTGATGGGGTATGAGAAGTCGCTCTCCCGTGGAGATATAGTCATTCCGGGCCAGACCATCGGCTGGGTGGGCAGCTCAGGTTACGGCAATCCGGGCACCCAGGGTAAATTCCCGCCCCACCTCCACTACGGAATCTACCGCGACCGCGGAATTACCGAATGGGCCTTCGATCCTTACCCGCTGCTGAAGCAATGGGAGAATCAGGAATACCGCAGGCTGAAAAAAAACAAGAAATAA
- a CDS encoding YutD family protein has translation MIVIGGKGYELMLDHKDGWNPEAFRGRYSEVLDRYDYIIGDWGYSQLRLKGFYRDNHPKVNRDTAISGMVDYINEYCNFGCAYFVLHKLKESPQEGTFKDILIKELPEPGLEEETEQAAAEPSANVKEHRETPAKGANREKDNANAPGREHPAKDRPVREHQSRNHRNKEGQGKKNHKEFQGRAQQSHQGNSHNHKSNHQGKQDNPNKHNNQNS, from the coding sequence TTGATCGTTATAGGTGGAAAAGGCTACGAGCTTATGCTCGATCATAAGGACGGCTGGAACCCGGAGGCATTCCGCGGAAGATACAGTGAGGTACTGGACCGTTACGATTACATTATCGGCGACTGGGGTTACAGCCAATTGCGTCTTAAGGGTTTTTACCGGGATAATCATCCGAAGGTGAACCGGGATACAGCGATTTCAGGCATGGTGGATTATATTAATGAATACTGCAATTTTGGCTGCGCTTATTTCGTGCTGCATAAGCTGAAGGAGTCACCGCAGGAAGGAACCTTCAAGGATATTCTGATTAAGGAGCTTCCTGAACCGGGGCTTGAGGAAGAAACGGAGCAGGCCGCAGCGGAGCCGTCAGCAAATGTGAAGGAGCACCGGGAGACTCCGGCCAAGGGAGCGAACCGCGAGAAGGATAATGCTAACGCGCCAGGCCGGGAGCATCCGGCCAAGGACAGACCCGTGCGTGAGCATCAGAGCCGGAACCACCGGAACAAAGAGGGCCAAGGCAAGAAGAACCATAAGGAATTCCAGGGCAGAGCGCAGCAAAGCCATCAGGGGAATTCGCATAACCATAAATCAAACCATCAGGGTAAGCAGGATAACCCGAACAAGCACAATAACCAGAACAGCTGA